A stretch of the Streptococcus oralis genome encodes the following:
- a CDS encoding TlpA family protein disulfide reductase encodes MKKDKWWLPFLAVGVIIALVVGLIYFTRPTKDGDIGTSSVSQSTSSDENNSALSLKGQQLPEFKMTSQDGKLIAISELYDKPILVVEWASWCPHCQKQLPIVQQMYEKYGDQIHFVLLNMNEPGKETKETADQYIKEKGYTFPYYYDEDQSAADLLQVQTIPSMYLVTKQQQVKNVLVNHTTAENFSKELQELLN; translated from the coding sequence ATGAAAAAAGACAAGTGGTGGCTTCCATTTTTAGCAGTAGGAGTCATCATAGCTTTAGTGGTGGGTTTAATTTATTTCACTAGACCCACTAAGGATGGAGATATAGGAACGTCTTCAGTTTCGCAATCGACTTCAAGTGATGAGAACAATTCAGCTTTGAGTTTAAAAGGTCAACAACTTCCAGAATTTAAAATGACCTCTCAAGATGGAAAATTGATTGCTATCTCGGAACTGTATGATAAACCTATATTAGTTGTCGAATGGGCTAGTTGGTGTCCGCATTGCCAGAAACAACTACCCATTGTTCAGCAGATGTATGAAAAGTATGGAGATCAAATTCATTTTGTTCTTCTGAATATGAACGAACCAGGAAAAGAAACAAAGGAAACTGCTGATCAGTATATCAAAGAAAAAGGATATACTTTCCCGTATTATTATGACGAAGATCAGTCCGCAGCCGATCTTTTACAGGTTCAAACCATACCAAGTATGTATCTTGTGACAAAACAGCAACAGGTAAAGAATGTATTAGTAAATCATACCACTGCTGAAAATTTCTCGAAAGAGTTACAAGAACTGCTAAACTAA
- the rsmI gene encoding 16S rRNA (cytidine(1402)-2'-O)-methyltransferase: MQIQKSFKGQSPYGKLYLVATPIGNLDDMTFRAIQTLKEVDWIAAEDTRNTGLLLKHFDISTKQISFHEHNAKEKIPDLIGFLKAGQSIAQVSDAGLPSISDPGHDLVKAAIEEEIAVVTVPGASAGISALIASGLAPQPHIFHGFLPRKSGQQKQFFDLKKDYPETQIFYESPHRVSDTLENMLEVYGDRSVVLVRELTKIYEEYQRGKISELLESIAETPLKGECLLIVEGASQDVEEKDEEDLFSEIQARIQQGMKKNQAIKEVAKLYQWNKSQLYAAYHEWEENQ; the protein is encoded by the coding sequence ATGCAGATTCAAAAAAGTTTTAAGGGACAATCTCCATATGGCAAACTTTATCTAGTGGCAACACCGATTGGCAATCTAGATGACATGACCTTTCGTGCCATTCAGACCTTGAAAGAAGTGGACTGGATTGCAGCTGAGGACACGCGCAATACAGGACTTTTGCTCAAGCATTTTGACATTTCCACCAAGCAGATTAGTTTTCACGAGCACAATGCCAAGGAAAAAATTCCTGATTTGATTGGTTTCTTGAAAGCAGGACAAAGTATCGCTCAGGTATCCGATGCGGGTCTGCCTAGTATCTCGGACCCTGGTCATGATTTGGTTAAGGCAGCTATTGAGGAAGAAATTGCAGTAGTGACAGTTCCGGGTGCCTCTGCAGGGATTTCTGCTTTGATTGCCAGTGGTTTAGCTCCACAACCACATATCTTTCACGGTTTCTTACCGAGAAAATCAGGCCAGCAAAAGCAATTTTTCGACTTAAAAAAAGATTACCCAGAAACTCAGATTTTCTACGAATCGCCCCACCGTGTATCAGATACATTGGAAAATATGCTAGAAGTCTACGGTGACCGCTCGGTAGTCTTGGTCAGGGAATTGACCAAAATCTATGAAGAATACCAACGAGGAAAGATTTCAGAGCTACTAGAAAGCATAGCTGAAACGCCACTCAAGGGCGAATGCCTTCTCATCGTTGAAGGTGCCAGTCAGGATGTGGAGGAAAAGGACGAGGAGGACTTGTTTTCAGAAATCCAAGCTCGTATCCAGCAAGGCATGAAGAAAAATCAAGCCATTAAGGAAGTTGCGAAACTCTACCAGTGGAATAAAAGCCAACTTTACGCTGCCTACCACGAATGGGAAGAAAATCAATAA
- a CDS encoding GrpB family protein, translated as MIKKLEEMSLEELWQLFPIFLVEHKSEWKDWYESEKTSLKKILGANVIKRIEHIGSTAIPNIWAKNIVDILLEVGRIEDLARVRDLLVKNGWLVMSESPNRISLNKGYTEQGFAEKVFHLHLRITGDHDEIYFRDYLCQHPDIAQAYQELKLSLWKKFEHNRDAYTDAKTDFINHYVSKAKSSNFQESEKCHQKTLDRRKN; from the coding sequence ATGATAAAGAAACTTGAAGAAATGAGTTTAGAGGAACTCTGGCAACTTTTTCCTATTTTTCTAGTAGAGCACAAGTCAGAGTGGAAAGACTGGTATGAATCGGAAAAAACAAGTCTGAAAAAAATATTGGGTGCAAATGTTATTAAAAGAATAGAACATATCGGTAGCACTGCTATCCCTAATATTTGGGCCAAAAATATCGTTGATATTCTGTTAGAAGTAGGTAGAATAGAGGATTTAGCAAGAGTTAGGGATTTATTGGTGAAGAATGGTTGGCTAGTAATGTCGGAGAGTCCTAACAGGATTTCGCTAAATAAAGGATATACAGAGCAGGGATTTGCTGAGAAAGTTTTTCATCTACATTTGCGAATAACGGGAGATCATGACGAGATTTATTTTAGAGATTATCTCTGCCAGCATCCAGATATTGCCCAAGCGTATCAGGAATTAAAACTAAGTTTGTGGAAAAAATTTGAACACAATCGAGACGCCTATACTGATGCTAAAACAGATTTTATAAACCACTACGTATCAAAGGCTAAGTCCAGTAATTTTCAAGAATCAGAAAAGTGTCATCAAAAAACTCTTGATAGGAGAAAGAATTGA
- the tmk gene encoding dTMP kinase → MSKGFLVSLEGPEGAGKTSVLEALLPILEENGVEVLTTREPGGVLIGEKIREVILDPSHTQMDAKTELLLYIASRRQHLVEKVLPALEAGKLVIMDRFIDSSVAYQGFGRGLDIEAIDWLNHFATDGLKPDLTLYFDIEVEEGLARIAANSDREVNRLDLEGLDLHKKVRQGYLSLLDKEGNRIVKIDASLPLEQVVETTKAVLFDRMGLAK, encoded by the coding sequence ATGTCAAAAGGATTTTTAGTCTCTCTTGAGGGACCAGAGGGAGCAGGCAAGACCAGTGTTTTAGAGGCTCTACTCCCAATTTTAGAGGAAAACGGAGTAGAGGTGCTGACGACCCGTGAGCCAGGCGGAGTCTTGATTGGGGAGAAGATTCGGGAAGTGATTTTAGATCCAAGTCATACTCAGATGGATGCTAAGACAGAACTCCTTCTCTATATCGCCAGTCGCAGACAGCATTTGGTGGAAAAAGTTCTTCCAGCCCTTGAAGCTGGCAAGTTGGTCATTATGGACCGCTTCATCGATAGTTCTGTTGCTTATCAGGGATTTGGTCGTGGCTTGGACATTGAAGCCATTGACTGGCTCAATCATTTTGCTACAGATGGCCTCAAACCCGATTTGACACTTTATTTTGACATTGAGGTGGAAGAGGGACTGGCTCGCATTGCTGCTAATAGTGACCGGGAGGTCAATCGTTTGGACTTGGAAGGGTTGGACTTGCATAAAAAAGTCCGTCAAGGCTACCTTTCTCTTCTGGACAAAGAAGGAAATCGCATTGTCAAGATTGATGCTAGTCTCCCTTTGGAACAAGTTGTGGAAACTACCAAGGCTGTCTTGTTTGATAGAATGGGCTTGGCTAAATGA
- the frr gene encoding ribosome recycling factor codes for MANAIVEKAKERMTQSHQSLAREFGGIRAGRANASLLDRIHVEYYGVETPLNQIASITIPEARVLLVTPFDKSSLKDIERALNASDLGITPANDGSVIRLVIPALTEETRRDLAKEVKKVGENAKVAVRNIRRDAMDEAKKQEKAKEITEDELKTLEKDIQKVTDDAVKHIDDMTANKEKEILEV; via the coding sequence ATGGCTAATGCAATTGTAGAAAAAGCTAAAGAGAGAATGACCCAGTCTCACCAATCACTTGCTCGTGAATTTGGTGGAATCCGTGCCGGTCGTGCCAATGCAAGCTTGCTAGACCGAATCCACGTAGAATACTATGGAGTAGAAACTCCTCTTAACCAAATCGCTTCTATTACTATTCCAGAAGCACGTGTTTTGTTGGTAACACCATTTGACAAGTCTTCATTGAAAGACATCGAACGTGCCTTGAACGCTTCTGATCTTGGTATTACACCAGCTAATGACGGTTCTGTGATCCGCTTGGTTATCCCTGCTCTTACAGAAGAGACTCGTCGTGACCTTGCCAAAGAAGTGAAGAAGGTCGGTGAAAATGCTAAAGTGGCTGTCCGCAATATCCGCCGTGATGCTATGGATGAAGCTAAGAAACAAGAAAAAGCAAAAGAAATCACTGAAGACGAATTGAAGACTCTTGAAAAAGATATTCAAAAAGTAACAGACGATGCTGTGAAACACATCGACGACATGACTGCCAATAAAGAAAAAGAAATCTTGGAAGTCTAA
- the proC gene encoding pyrroline-5-carboxylate reductase, protein MKIGFIGLGNMGASLAKAVWQAKMGAQILLANRSQAKVDAFIANFGGQASSNEEIFAEADVIFLGVKPAQFSDLLSQYQTILGKRESLLLISMAAGLTLEKLARLLPSHHRIIRIMPNTPVAIGQGVISYAMSANCRAEDSELFCQLLAKAGLLVELRDSLIDAATGLAGCGPAFVYLFIEALADAGVQTGLPREMALKMAAQTVVGAGQMVLESQQHPGVLKDQVCSPGGSTIAGVASLEEHAFRGTVMDAVHQAYKRTQELGK, encoded by the coding sequence ATGAAGATTGGATTTATCGGCTTGGGGAATATGGGAGCTAGCTTGGCCAAGGCTGTCTGGCAGGCCAAGATGGGTGCTCAGATTCTCCTTGCCAATCGTAGTCAAGCAAAAGTAGATGCTTTCATCGCCAACTTCGGCGGTCAGGCTTCCAGCAATGAAGAAATTTTTGCAGAAGCAGATGTGATTTTTCTAGGTGTTAAGCCTGCTCAGTTCTCAGACTTGCTTTCTCAATACCAGACCATCCTTGGAAAAAGAGAGAGTCTTCTTTTGATTTCCATGGCAGCTGGATTGACCTTGGAAAAACTGGCTAGACTTCTTCCCAGTCACCACCGAATCATTCGCATCATGCCCAATACTCCAGTGGCTATCGGGCAAGGAGTGATTAGTTATGCCATGTCAGCAAATTGTCGTGCTGAGGACAGTGAACTCTTTTGTCAATTATTAGCCAAGGCTGGTCTCTTGGTTGAGCTGAGAGATAGTTTAATCGATGCGGCGACAGGTCTCGCAGGTTGTGGACCAGCTTTTGTCTATCTCTTTATCGAGGCTTTGGCAGATGCGGGTGTACAGACAGGATTGCCACGAGAAATGGCTTTGAAAATGGCAGCCCAGACAGTAGTCGGCGCTGGACAAATGGTCCTCGAAAGTCAGCAACATCCTGGAGTCTTGAAAGACCAAGTTTGTAGCCCAGGAGGTTCGACTATCGCTGGTGTAGCAAGTCTGGAAGAACATGCCTTTAGAGGAACAGTCATGGACGCAGTTCATCAAGCCTATAAACGAACACAAGAACTAGGTAAATAA
- the pyrH gene encoding UMP kinase: MANPKYKRILIKLSGEALAGERGVGIDIQTVQTIAKEIQEVHSLGIEIALVIGGGNLWRGEPAAEAGMDRVQADYTGMLGTVMNALVMADSLQQVGVDTRVQTAIAMQQVAEPYVRGRALRHLEKGRIVIFGAGIGSPYFSTDTTAALRAAEIEADAILMAKNGVDGVYNADPKKDKTAVKFEELTHRDVINKGLRIMDSTASTLSMDNDIDLVVFNMNQPGNIKRVVFGENIGTTVSNNIEEKE, from the coding sequence ATGGCGAATCCCAAGTATAAACGTATTTTAATCAAGTTATCAGGTGAAGCCCTTGCCGGTGAACGTGGCGTAGGGATTGATATCCAAACAGTTCAAACAATCGCAAAAGAGATTCAAGAAGTTCATAGCTTAGGTATCGAAATTGCCCTTGTTATTGGTGGAGGAAATCTCTGGCGCGGGGAACCTGCTGCAGAAGCAGGAATGGACCGTGTTCAGGCAGATTACACTGGAATGCTTGGGACCGTGATGAATGCTCTTGTGATGGCAGATTCATTGCAACAAGTTGGTGTCGATACGCGTGTGCAAACTGCCATTGCGATGCAACAAGTGGCAGAACCTTATGTACGTGGACGTGCCCTTCGCCACCTTGAAAAGGGTCGTATCGTTATCTTTGGTGCTGGGATTGGTTCACCTTACTTCTCAACAGATACAACAGCAGCCCTTCGTGCAGCTGAAATCGAAGCGGATGCCATCCTTATGGCTAAAAATGGCGTAGACGGTGTTTACAATGCCGATCCTAAGAAAGACAAAACTGCCGTTAAGTTTGAAGAATTGACCCACCGTGATGTTATCAATAAAGGTCTTCGTATCATGGACTCAACTGCTTCAACCCTCTCTATGGACAACGACATTGACTTGGTTGTCTTCAATATGAACCAACCAGGCAACATCAAACGTGTCGTATTTGGTGAAAATATCGGAACAACAGTTTCAAACAATATCGAAGAAAAGGAATAA
- a CDS encoding PhoH family protein, whose protein sequence is MKEHSIDIQLSHPDDLFHLFGSNERHLRLMEEELDVVIHARTEIVQVIGEESTCEEARQVIQALMVLVNRGMTVGTPDVVTAISMVKNDEIDKFVALYEEEIIKDNTGKPIRVKTLGQKLYVDSVKQHDVTFGIGPAGTGKTFLAVTLAVTALKRGQVKRIILTRPAVEAGESLGFLPGDLKEKVDPYLRPVYDALYQILGKDQTTRLMEREIIEIAPLAYMRGRTLDDAFVILDEAQNTTIMQMKMFLTRLGFNSKMIVNGDISQIDLPRNVKSGLIDAQEKLKNIHQIDFVHFSAKDVVRHPVVAQIIRAYEPASVKNEEKKEGTE, encoded by the coding sequence TTGAAGGAACATTCAATAGACATTCAACTAAGTCACCCAGATGACTTGTTCCATCTTTTTGGTTCCAATGAGCGCCATCTTCGTTTGATGGAAGAAGAGCTCGATGTGGTGATTCATGCTCGTACGGAGATTGTGCAGGTTATCGGAGAAGAGTCTACCTGTGAGGAAGCCCGTCAGGTTATTCAGGCTTTGATGGTCTTGGTAAATCGTGGAATGACCGTTGGCACGCCAGATGTGGTGACTGCGATTAGCATGGTCAAAAACGATGAAATTGACAAGTTTGTCGCCCTTTACGAAGAAGAAATTATTAAAGACAATACTGGGAAACCCATCCGTGTCAAAACCTTGGGTCAAAAACTTTATGTGGATAGTGTCAAACAGCATGATGTGACCTTTGGAATTGGGCCAGCAGGGACAGGGAAGACCTTTCTTGCAGTGACCTTGGCAGTAACGGCCCTTAAACGTGGGCAGGTCAAGCGAATTATCCTGACTCGTCCAGCAGTGGAAGCAGGTGAGAGTCTAGGATTTCTTCCAGGTGATCTCAAGGAGAAGGTGGATCCTTATCTTCGACCAGTTTACGATGCCTTGTATCAGATTCTCGGCAAAGATCAGACGACCCGTCTCATGGAGCGTGAAATTATCGAAATCGCGCCCCTTGCCTACATGCGTGGGCGGACCTTGGATGATGCCTTTGTCATTTTAGATGAGGCACAAAATACGACCATCATGCAGATGAAGATGTTCCTGACTCGTTTAGGCTTTAATTCGAAGATGATTGTCAATGGAGATATCAGCCAGATTGACCTACCACGCAATGTTAAGTCCGGTTTGATTGATGCTCAAGAAAAGCTTAAGAATATTCACCAAATCGACTTTGTTCATTTTTCAGCCAAAGATGTGGTTCGCCATCCAGTTGTCGCTCAAATCATACGAGCTTATGAACCAGCTTCAGTTAAAAATGAAGAAAAGAAGGAAGGGACAGAATAG
- the yabA gene encoding DNA replication initiation control protein YabA has product MDKKELFDALDDFSQQLLVTLADVEAIKKNLKSLVEENTALRLENSKLRERLGEVEADTPVKAKHVRESVRRIYKDGFHVCNDFYGQRREQDEECMFCDELLYRE; this is encoded by the coding sequence ATGGACAAGAAAGAATTATTTGACGCGCTGGATGATTTTTCCCAACAGTTACTGGTGACCTTGGCCGATGTGGAAGCCATCAAGAAAAATCTCAAGAGCCTGGTAGAGGAAAATACAGCTCTTCGCTTGGAAAATAGTAAGTTGCGCGAACGCTTGGGCGAGGTGGAAGCAGATACTCCCGTCAAGGCTAAGCATGTTCGTGAAAGCGTCCGTCGAATCTATAAGGACGGTTTTCACGTATGTAATGATTTTTATGGACAACGCCGAGAGCAGGACGAGGAATGTATGTTCTGTGACGAGTTGTTGTACAGGGAGTAG
- a CDS encoding YozE family protein, with the protein MRKSFYTWLMTERNPKSNSPKAILADLAFEESAFPKHTDDFDEVSRFLEEHASFSFNLGDFDAIWQEYLEH; encoded by the coding sequence TTGAGAAAATCATTTTACACTTGGCTCATGACCGAGCGCAATCCTAAAAGTAACAGTCCCAAAGCCATCTTGGCAGACCTCGCTTTTGAGGAGTCAGCCTTTCCAAAACACACGGATGATTTTGATGAGGTGAGTCGCTTTTTGGAGGAGCATGCCAGCTTCTCTTTTAACCTAGGAGACTTTGACGCCATCTGGCAAGAATACTTAGAACACTAG
- the trmFO gene encoding methylenetetrahydrofolate--tRNA-(uracil(54)-C(5))-methyltransferase (FADH(2)-oxidizing) TrmFO: MSQSYINVIGAGLAGSEAAYQIAERGIPVKLYEMRGVKSTPQHKTDNFAELVCSNSLRGDALTNAVGLLKEEMRRLGSVILESAEATRVPAGGALAVDRDGFSQMVTEKVANHPLIEVVRDEITELPTDVITVVATGPLTSDALAEKIHALNDGDGFYFYDAAAPIVDVNTIDMSKVYLKSRYDKGEAAYLNAPMTKQEFMDFHEALVNAEEAPLNSFEKEKYFEGCMPIEVMAKRGIKTMLYGPMKPVGLEYPDDYTGPRDGEFKTPYAVVQLRQDNAAGSLYNIVGFQTHLKWGEQKRVFQMIPGLENAEFVRYGVMHRNSYMDSPNLLEQTYRSKKQPNLFFAGQMTGVEGYVESAASGLVAGINAARLFKGESEAIFPETTAIGSLAHYITHADSKHFQPMNVNFGIIKELEGERIRDKKARYEKIAERALTDLEEFLTV, from the coding sequence ATGTCTCAATCTTATATCAATGTTATCGGTGCTGGTTTGGCAGGTTCTGAAGCAGCTTACCAAATCGCAGAACGCGGTATTCCAGTTAAACTCTATGAAATGCGTGGGGTCAAGTCAACACCTCAGCACAAAACAGACAATTTTGCTGAATTGGTTTGTTCCAATTCCTTGCGTGGGGATGCTTTGACCAATGCTGTTGGACTTCTCAAGGAAGAAATGCGTCGCCTGGGTTCTGTCATTTTGGAATCTGCTGAAGCTACACGTGTTCCTGCAGGCGGGGCGCTTGCGGTGGACCGCGATGGTTTCTCTCAAATGGTGACCGAAAAAGTAGCCAATCATCCCTTGATTGAAGTGGTTCGTGATGAAATTACAGAATTACCGACTGATGTTATTACAGTGGTTGCTACTGGTCCTTTGACCAGCGATGCTCTAGCTGAGAAGATTCATGCCCTTAATGACGGCGATGGATTCTATTTCTACGACGCAGCGGCGCCTATTGTCGATGTCAATACTATCGATATGAGCAAGGTCTATCTCAAGTCTCGTTATGACAAGGGAGAAGCAGCCTATCTCAACGCTCCAATGACTAAACAAGAATTTATGGATTTTCATGAAGCCTTGGTCAATGCTGAAGAAGCACCGCTGAATTCGTTTGAAAAAGAAAAGTACTTTGAAGGTTGTATGCCTATCGAAGTCATGGCCAAGCGTGGCATTAAAACCATGCTTTATGGTCCGATGAAGCCAGTCGGTTTGGAGTATCCAGACGATTATACAGGCCCTCGTGACGGGGAGTTCAAAACACCGTATGCAGTTGTCCAGCTTCGTCAGGACAATGCGGCTGGTAGCCTCTACAATATCGTCGGTTTCCAAACCCACCTCAAATGGGGAGAACAAAAGCGTGTCTTCCAAATGATTCCAGGTCTTGAAAATGCTGAGTTTGTCCGTTATGGGGTCATGCATCGCAATTCTTATATGGATTCACCAAATCTTCTTGAGCAAACCTATCGTTCTAAGAAACAACCCAACCTCTTCTTTGCTGGTCAGATGACGGGTGTGGAAGGCTATGTTGAGTCAGCAGCTTCAGGATTAGTTGCGGGGATTAACGCGGCTCGTCTCTTCAAGGGTGAAAGTGAAGCAATCTTCCCAGAGACCACAGCGATCGGAAGTCTAGCTCATTACATCACTCATGCGGACAGCAAACATTTCCAACCGATGAATGTCAATTTTGGGATTATCAAGGAGTTGGAAGGCGAGCGTATCCGTGATAAAAAAGCTCGTTATGAAAAAATTGCAGAGCGTGCTCTTACCGACTTAGAGGAATTTTTAACGGTTTAA
- the cvfB gene encoding RNA-binding virulence regulatory protein CvfB, producing the protein MNTNLASFIVGLIIDENDRFYFVQKDGQTYALAKEEGQHTVGDTVKGFAYTDMKQKLRLTTIEVTATQDQFGWGTVTEVRKDLGVFVDTGLPDKEIVVSLDILPELKELWPKKGDKLYIRLEVDKKDRIWGLLAYQEDFQRLARPAYNNMQNQNWPAIVYRLKLSGTFVYLPENNMLGFIHPSERYAEPRLGQVLDARVIGFREVDRTLNLSLKPRSFEMLENDAQMILTYLESNGGFMTLNDKSSPEDIKATFGISKGQFKKALGGLMKAGKIKQDQFGTELI; encoded by the coding sequence ATGAATACAAATCTTGCAAGTTTTATCGTTGGACTCATCATCGATGAAAATGACCGTTTTTACTTTGTGCAAAAGGATGGTCAGACTTACGCCCTTGCCAAGGAAGAAGGCCAACATACAGTAGGGGATACGGTCAAAGGTTTTGCCTACACGGATATGAAGCAAAAGCTCCGTCTGACAACCATAGAAGTGACTGCCACTCAGGACCAATTTGGTTGGGGAACCGTAACAGAAGTTCGAAAGGACTTGGGTGTCTTTGTCGATACCGGTCTACCTGATAAGGAAATCGTTGTGTCACTCGATATCCTCCCTGAGCTCAAGGAACTCTGGCCTAAGAAAGGTGATAAACTTTACATCCGTCTTGAAGTGGACAAGAAAGACCGAATCTGGGGACTTTTGGCGTATCAGGAAGACTTCCAACGTCTGGCTCGTCCTGCCTACAACAACATGCAGAACCAAAACTGGCCAGCCATTGTTTACCGTCTCAAGCTGTCAGGAACTTTTGTATACCTACCAGAGAATAACATGCTTGGTTTCATTCACCCAAGTGAGCGCTACGCAGAGCCACGTTTGGGGCAAGTGCTAGATGCGCGTGTCATCGGTTTCCGTGAAGTGGATCGTACCTTGAACCTATCCCTCAAACCACGTTCCTTTGAAATGTTGGAAAATGATGCTCAGATGATTTTGACCTACTTGGAAAGCAATGGCGGTTTCATGACCTTGAATGATAAGTCGTCTCCTGAGGATATCAAGGCAACCTTTGGTATCTCTAAAGGTCAGTTCAAGAAAGCACTCGGTGGCTTGATGAAGGCTGGTAAAATCAAGCAAGACCAGTTTGGTACAGAGTTGATTTAA
- a CDS encoding DNA polymerase III subunit delta' has product MKQEELKAWQPDQFDRFVRILEQDQLNHAYLFSGFFGSLEMAQFLAKSLFCTDKVGVLPCEKCRNCKLIEQEEFPDVTLIKPVNQVIKTERIRELVGQFSQAGIESQQQIFIIEQAEKMHPNAANSLLKVIEEPQSEVYIFFLTSDEEKILPTIRSRTQIFHFKKQEEKLIHQLEQAGLVKKKATLLAQFSQSRAEAEKLVNQASFWTLVDESERLLTWLLAEKKESYLQVAKLASLADDKEKQDQVLRILEVLCGQDLLQARIRQILQDLLEARKMWQANVSFQNAMEYLVLKEI; this is encoded by the coding sequence ATGAAACAAGAAGAATTAAAGGCTTGGCAGCCAGACCAGTTTGACCGCTTTGTCCGTATCCTAGAACAAGACCAGCTCAATCACGCCTATCTCTTTTCAGGTTTCTTTGGAAGCTTGGAAATGGCGCAGTTTTTGGCTAAGAGCCTCTTTTGTACGGATAAAGTAGGCGTTTTACCATGTGAGAAATGCCGAAACTGCAAGCTGATTGAACAGGAAGAGTTTCCAGATGTTACCTTGATTAAGCCAGTCAATCAGGTCATCAAGACAGAACGTATTCGGGAATTGGTGGGCCAGTTTTCTCAAGCAGGGATTGAAAGCCAACAACAGATTTTTATTATCGAGCAAGCTGAGAAAATGCATCCAAACGCAGCTAATTCTCTGCTCAAGGTCATCGAAGAACCCCAGAGTGAAGTTTATATTTTCTTCTTGACCAGCGATGAGGAAAAAATCTTGCCAACTATCCGAAGTCGGACCCAGATTTTCCATTTTAAAAAGCAAGAAGAAAAGCTCATCCATCAATTAGAACAAGCAGGTCTGGTCAAGAAAAAAGCAACTCTTTTAGCTCAGTTTAGTCAATCGCGTGCTGAAGCTGAAAAGTTGGTCAATCAGGCTAGTTTTTGGACCTTGGTGGATGAGAGTGAACGCTTGCTGACCTGGTTATTAGCTGAGAAAAAAGAAAGTTATCTCCAAGTTGCTAAATTAGCCAGCTTGGCAGATGACAAGGAAAAACAAGATCAGGTTTTGCGAATCCTCGAAGTGCTCTGTGGGCAGGATCTCTTGCAAGCAAGGATTCGACAGATTTTACAAGATTTGCTAGAAGCCAGAAAAATGTGGCAAGCCAATGTTAGCTTTCAAAATGCCATGGAATATCTGGTCTTGAAAGAAATATAA